One Dissulfuribacter thermophilus DNA window includes the following coding sequences:
- the cobJ gene encoding precorrin-3B C(17)-methyltransferase → MGYIYCVGIGPGATSHLTKEAIDALIASSVIVGYKTYVDLISPIIGERQVIATGMMKEVERAKIAVELAQDGKVVAVVSSGDSGIYGMAGLVIEVINELGIELGQDKIGLRVIPGIPAFVAAASLLGAPLVHDFCAISLSDLLTPWKVIEKRLRSAGEGDFVVALYNPRSKKRDWQLQSALAILGEYRDEKTPVGLVKRAMRQGETVEICHLSNVPIEEVDMESILIVGNSNTFEVGPFMVTPRGYFDKYEIL, encoded by the coding sequence ATGGGATATATATATTGCGTTGGAATTGGACCTGGGGCCACCTCTCACCTTACAAAAGAGGCCATAGATGCACTCATTGCCTCAAGCGTCATAGTGGGCTACAAGACATATGTTGATCTCATTAGCCCTATAATCGGAGAAAGGCAAGTGATTGCAACTGGCATGATGAAAGAGGTGGAAAGGGCCAAGATTGCAGTGGAGTTGGCCCAGGATGGAAAAGTCGTGGCAGTTGTATCAAGCGGGGATTCTGGCATTTATGGCATGGCAGGACTTGTGATAGAGGTGATCAATGAACTTGGGATCGAGTTGGGCCAAGACAAAATTGGGCTAAGGGTCATACCAGGCATACCTGCTTTTGTTGCCGCAGCATCGCTGTTGGGGGCTCCTCTAGTTCACGACTTCTGTGCTATTTCTCTTAGTGATCTACTTACGCCGTGGAAGGTGATAGAAAAGAGGCTACGTTCGGCAGGTGAAGGAGACTTTGTGGTGGCGCTCTATAATCCACGTAGCAAGAAAAGGGATTGGCAGTTACAGAGTGCCCTTGCGATACTTGGAGAATATAGGGATGAAAAGACACCTGTAGGCCTTGTTAAGAGGGCTATGAGGCAAGGAGAAACCGTTGAAATTTGTCACCTTTCAAACGTGCCCATAGAAGAGGTGGACATGGAGTCGATTTTGATTGTAGGGAATTCCAATACATTTGAGGTTGGGCCATTTATGGTGACTCCCAGGGGGTATTTTGATAAGTATGAAATCCTTTAG